The Terriglobales bacterium genome contains a region encoding:
- a CDS encoding PAS domain-containing protein has protein sequence MRILYLEDEPRDAELVQASLEADGLHCELIRADTRADFLTSLQKGGFELILADYTLPLFDGISALKLAQEICPEVPFIFVSGTMDEELAIEALKQGATDYVFKTRLSKIALRVRRALRETEERCQRKRAEEALQRNEAYLAEAQRLSHTGSFGWHVASGKIYWSEETYRIIEIELGTQPTLDLVFERIHPDDRPLVQEVIDCARQQAREFDFEHRLLLPDGSVKHVRVVGHPVAQARSEDLEFVGAVTDITERKRAEQELQQLVDLVPQIIVVLDADGKRIHANRVAREYTGLTLDKFTSEDIGKIVHPDDAVRMRRVRERGLALSAPFELEARLRGRDGVYRWFLFRYNPLVEEGRVRRWYATSTEIESRKREENRVRRENVRLEERTRIAQELHDTLLQTFLSASMLLSVAADEVSSDSSVKPRLDRILQIMNQGIQEGRATIQDLRSTGTPDLVQALSRVQEEVAVQPDVDFRVAVVGRQEPLRSQVWHEIYRIGREALVNAFSHSRAKRVEFELEYADSNLRMRVRDNGCGIDPQVLLAGRDGHWGLAGMRERATRIGGLLEIASSPTNGTEVQLFIPSAVAFHSSAD, from the coding sequence TTGCGAATTCTCTATCTTGAAGACGAGCCGAGGGACGCCGAGCTTGTGCAGGCAAGCCTGGAGGCCGATGGTCTCCACTGCGAACTGATACGTGCCGACACTCGAGCTGACTTCCTCACGTCTCTTCAGAAGGGTGGATTTGAGCTGATCCTGGCGGACTATACTCTTCCGCTGTTCGACGGCATTTCTGCTTTAAAACTCGCGCAGGAAATCTGTCCGGAAGTGCCATTCATCTTCGTCTCTGGAACGATGGACGAAGAACTTGCCATTGAAGCACTTAAGCAGGGCGCCACCGACTATGTTTTCAAAACGCGGCTATCGAAAATTGCGCTTCGGGTTCGTCGAGCGTTGCGTGAGACCGAGGAGCGATGTCAGCGCAAGCGGGCCGAAGAGGCACTACAGCGCAACGAAGCTTACTTAGCAGAAGCCCAGAGGTTGAGCCATACCGGCAGTTTCGGGTGGCACGTGGCCAGCGGAAAGATCTATTGGTCCGAAGAAACGTATCGGATTATCGAAATAGAACTAGGCACCCAGCCCACGCTGGATCTCGTATTTGAACGAATCCATCCAGATGACAGGCCGCTTGTTCAAGAGGTAATCGACTGTGCTAGGCAGCAGGCAAGGGAATTCGATTTTGAACATCGCCTGCTGCTTCCCGATGGTTCAGTGAAACATGTTCGGGTCGTAGGCCATCCAGTCGCACAAGCCAGATCGGAGGATCTGGAATTTGTGGGTGCGGTAACAGACATCACCGAACGTAAGCGGGCCGAGCAGGAACTTCAGCAACTTGTGGATCTGGTTCCTCAAATTATTGTGGTGCTAGACGCCGACGGCAAACGGATCCATGCAAATCGTGTTGCCAGGGAATACACGGGGTTGACGCTCGACAAGTTTACGTCAGAGGACATCGGCAAAATAGTTCATCCCGATGACGCGGTGAGAATGCGCAGAGTACGGGAGCGTGGACTTGCCCTGAGCGCCCCGTTTGAGCTCGAGGCAAGATTGCGTGGAAGAGATGGCGTCTATCGATGGTTCCTGTTTCGGTACAACCCATTAGTAGAAGAAGGCCGCGTTCGACGATGGTATGCGACCTCAACCGAAATTGAATCGCGCAAACGGGAAGAAAACCGGGTCCGAAGAGAGAATGTGCGCCTGGAAGAGCGAACTCGAATTGCGCAGGAACTTCATGACACACTTCTCCAGACGTTCCTGAGCGCATCGATGCTGCTGAGCGTAGCGGCAGATGAGGTATCTTCGGATTCGTCGGTGAAACCGCGGTTAGATCGAATCCTGCAGATCATGAACCAGGGGATTCAGGAGGGCAGGGCGACTATTCAGGATCTCCGGTCGACCGGCACGCCGGATCTGGTTCAGGCCTTGTCGCGCGTCCAAGAGGAAGTCGCGGTTCAACCCGACGTCGACTTTCGCGTAGCCGTTGTTGGGCGGCAGGAGCCGCTGCGGTCGCAAGTCTGGCATGAGATTTACCGAATTGGGAGAGAGGCTCTGGTCAACGCATTCAGTCATTCCCGAGCCAAGCGCGTGGAGTTCGAACTCGAATATGCCGACAGCAACCTGCGCATGCGGGTTCGAGACAATGGGTGTGGAATCGATCCTCAAGTGCTCCTCGCAGGGCGTGACGGGCACTGGGGTCTGGCGGGAATGCGGGAGCGCGCGACGAGAATCGGGGGACTACTCGAAATCGCCAGTAGCCCGACCAACGGGACAGAGGTCCAACTGTTCATCCCAAGCGCTGTTGCCTTCCACTCCTCTGCTGATTAG
- a CDS encoding response regulator gives MPNIGRILLVEDDPKDVELTMTALEEYNLSNEVVVASDGEEALDYLFYRGKFQLRSGDNPAVLLLDLKLPKVDGLQVLEKIKSDDKLKLIPVVVLTSSREERDMVASYKLGVNAYVVKPVDFHEFVNAIKELGVFWAIINEPPPGSTKKK, from the coding sequence ATGCCTAATATCGGACGTATTTTGCTGGTGGAAGACGATCCCAAGGACGTCGAACTCACCATGACCGCGCTGGAGGAATATAACCTCAGCAACGAAGTCGTAGTTGCTTCGGATGGAGAAGAGGCGCTGGACTATCTCTTTTACCGCGGAAAATTCCAGCTGCGCAGTGGCGACAATCCCGCGGTTCTGCTGCTCGATCTGAAATTGCCAAAGGTCGATGGCCTGCAAGTGCTGGAGAAGATAAAGTCCGACGACAAGTTGAAGCTCATTCCCGTGGTAGTACTCACGTCTTCGCGTGAGGAACGGGATATGGTGGCGAGCTACAAGCTCGGCGTGAATGCATACGTCGTGAAGCCGGTGGATTTTCATGAGTTCGTCAATGCCATCAAGGAACTCGGAGTCTTTTGGGCGATTATCAACGAGCCGCCCCCGGGCAGCACAAAGAAGAAGTAG